From a region of the Nitrospira sp. genome:
- the scpB gene encoding SMC-Scp complex subunit ScpB, whose product MPEAGTVEVGEANGTPEDQGFEDDGARSVGELQAILESLLFVSSEPLSLARLTAVLGNVAKVEVESALHNLGQAFEQEGRGVRLAEIAGGYRLVTKQEHAPWIKRLDKAKTAAKLSRSALESLAIIAYKQPLVRSEIEEIRGVETSGVLRTLLERKLVRIVGRKEVPGRPIMYGTTKFFLEHFGLSDLSQLPPLREFKELGDAEQSLLPMDGGDISSGDESIETVELDAEQSVSAEPQASVMLDEMFDPLQATQ is encoded by the coding sequence ATGCCGGAAGCCGGCACGGTAGAGGTCGGCGAGGCAAACGGTACTCCTGAGGATCAGGGTTTCGAGGATGATGGCGCGCGAAGCGTGGGTGAGCTTCAGGCCATCTTGGAGTCGCTGCTTTTCGTCTCTTCGGAACCGTTGTCCTTGGCGCGTCTCACGGCGGTGCTCGGAAATGTGGCAAAGGTTGAAGTGGAGTCAGCGTTGCACAATCTCGGTCAAGCGTTTGAACAAGAAGGGCGTGGCGTGCGGCTGGCCGAGATCGCGGGGGGGTACCGTCTCGTCACAAAACAGGAGCATGCTCCCTGGATCAAGCGGCTGGACAAGGCCAAGACGGCGGCGAAACTGTCGAGGTCTGCCTTGGAATCACTTGCGATCATTGCCTACAAACAACCATTGGTTCGGTCAGAAATCGAAGAAATCCGAGGGGTGGAAACTTCCGGTGTGTTGCGAACCCTGCTGGAGCGAAAGTTGGTGCGAATCGTCGGGCGTAAAGAAGTTCCGGGGCGTCCGATCATGTATGGGACGACCAAATTCTTTCTGGAGCATTTTGGTTTGAGTGATCTTTCACAACTCCCGCCACTTCGTGAGTTCAAAGAACTTGGTGACGCGGAGCAGTCACTTCTTCCGATGGATGGCGGGGACATTTCATCTGGTGACGAGTCGATTGAGACGGTCGAGCTGGATGCAGAGCAGTCGGTGAGTGCGGAACCCCAGGCGTCTGTCATGCTGGACGAGATGTTCGATCCGCTTCAAGCAACCCAATAG